The Cellulomonas wangleii genome includes a region encoding these proteins:
- a CDS encoding YebC/PmpR family DNA-binding transcriptional regulator: MSGHSKWATTKHKKAVIDAKRGKLFAKLVKNVEVAARTGGGDPAGNPTLFDAIQKAKKSSVPNDNIDRAVKRGSGQEAGGADYQSITYEGYGPGGVAVLVECLTDNRNRAASDVRVAFTRNGGQMADPGSVQYIFSRKGVVIVPKEGTDEDAVMEAVLEAGGEEVTDLGESFEVLSEATDLVPVRTSLQEAGIDYDSADVVWWPSTQIEVDADGARKILRLIDALEDSDDVQNVYANFDASDEVMAELDAE, from the coding sequence ATGTCGGGTCACTCCAAGTGGGCCACCACCAAGCACAAGAAGGCCGTCATCGACGCGAAGCGGGGCAAGCTCTTCGCCAAGCTCGTCAAGAACGTCGAGGTGGCCGCCCGTACGGGCGGCGGTGACCCCGCGGGCAACCCGACGCTCTTCGACGCCATCCAGAAGGCCAAGAAGTCGTCCGTCCCGAACGACAACATCGACCGTGCCGTCAAGCGCGGCTCCGGCCAGGAGGCCGGCGGCGCGGACTACCAGTCGATCACGTACGAGGGCTACGGCCCCGGCGGTGTCGCGGTGCTGGTCGAGTGCCTGACGGACAATCGCAACCGGGCCGCGTCCGACGTGCGGGTGGCCTTCACGCGCAACGGCGGCCAGATGGCCGACCCCGGGTCGGTCCAGTACATCTTCAGCCGCAAGGGCGTGGTCATCGTCCCCAAGGAGGGCACCGACGAGGACGCCGTCATGGAGGCCGTGCTCGAGGCGGGCGGCGAGGAGGTCACCGACCTCGGCGAGTCGTTCGAGGTGCTGAGCGAGGCCACCGACCTGGTGCCCGTGCGGACCTCCCTGCAGGAGGCCGGCATCGACTACGACTCGGCCGACGTCGTGTGGTGGCCGTCGACGCAGATCGAGGTCGACGCCGACGGCGCCCGCAAGATCCTGCGGCTGATCGACGCGCTCGAGGACTCCGACGACGTGCAGAACGTGTACGCCAACTTCGACGCCTCCGACGAGGTCATGGCCGAGCTCGACGCCGAGTGA
- the pdxT gene encoding pyridoxal 5'-phosphate synthase glutaminase subunit PdxT produces MTPTIGVLALQGDVREHLAVLGSLGVGAVAVRRRSELDAVDALVLPGGESTTIDKLLRAFELDGPVRDRLAGGMPAYGSCAGMILLADRIIGGIEGQRTLGGVDITVRRNAFGRQVDSFETDLVLDGVEESAHDPVHAVFIRAPWVEEVGPAATVVGRVAEGPAAGRIVAVRQGPLLVTSFHPEVTGDPRVHRLFVQIVRDSL; encoded by the coding sequence CCCACCATCGGTGTGCTCGCCCTGCAGGGCGACGTCCGCGAGCACCTGGCGGTGCTCGGCTCCCTCGGCGTCGGCGCGGTCGCGGTGCGCCGCCGCAGCGAGCTCGACGCCGTGGACGCGCTCGTGCTGCCCGGGGGTGAGTCGACGACGATCGACAAGCTGCTGCGGGCGTTCGAGCTGGACGGCCCCGTGCGGGACCGGCTGGCCGGCGGCATGCCCGCCTACGGGTCGTGCGCCGGCATGATCCTGCTCGCCGACCGGATCATCGGCGGCATCGAGGGGCAGCGCACGCTCGGCGGCGTCGACATCACCGTGCGGCGCAACGCGTTCGGGCGGCAGGTCGACTCCTTCGAGACGGACCTCGTCCTGGACGGGGTGGAGGAGAGCGCGCACGACCCGGTGCACGCCGTGTTCATCCGGGCGCCCTGGGTCGAGGAGGTGGGACCCGCAGCCACCGTCGTCGGACGCGTCGCGGAGGGCCCCGCCGCCGGTAGGATCGTTGCGGTGCGCCAGGGCCCGCTGCTCGTGACCTCGTTCCATCCCGAGGTGACCGGGGACCCGAGGGTGCACCGACTGTTCGTGCAGATCGTCCGCGACAGCCTGTGA
- the ruvA gene encoding Holliday junction branch migration protein RuvA produces the protein MIASVHGTVLAVRLDSAVLEVGGVGLLVQATPATLAGLRVGQPARLFTSLVVREDSLTLFGFADDDERDVFETVQTVSGVGPRLALAMLAVHTPDGLRRAVADEDLAALVRVPGIGRKGAQRIVLELGERLGAPAPTGAASAPLSADHREQVVEALVGLGWPLRAAQDAVAAVLDGTTGPVGADEVPGVLRAALRSLGSARA, from the coding sequence GTGATCGCGTCGGTGCACGGGACCGTGCTGGCGGTACGGCTGGACTCGGCCGTCCTCGAGGTCGGTGGTGTGGGTCTGCTGGTCCAGGCGACCCCGGCGACGCTCGCCGGTCTGCGCGTCGGGCAGCCTGCGCGGCTCTTCACGTCCCTCGTGGTGCGCGAGGACTCCCTGACCCTGTTCGGCTTCGCCGACGACGACGAGCGCGACGTGTTCGAGACCGTGCAGACGGTCTCGGGCGTCGGGCCGCGCCTCGCGCTGGCGATGCTGGCCGTGCACACCCCGGACGGGCTGCGCCGTGCGGTCGCGGACGAGGACCTGGCGGCGCTCGTGCGGGTGCCGGGCATCGGACGCAAGGGTGCGCAGCGCATCGTCCTGGAGCTGGGGGAGCGTCTGGGGGCGCCCGCGCCCACCGGCGCCGCCTCCGCCCCGCTGTCGGCCGACCACCGCGAGCAGGTCGTCGAGGCCCTCGTGGGCCTCGGCTGGCCGCTGCGGGCCGCGCAGGACGCGGTCGCGGCCGTGCTCGACGGCACCACCGGCCCGGTCGGCGCCGACGAGGTGCCCGGCGTGCTGCGCGCCGCCCTGCGCTCGCTGGGGAGCGCCCGTGCCTGA
- the ruvC gene encoding crossover junction endodeoxyribonuclease RuvC, producing the protein MRVLGVDPGLTRCGLGVVDGLPGRRARLVHVSVARSDPALDVDQRLLLIERALEECIEEHAPDTVAVERVFAQHNVSTVMGTAQVAGLAMVAAARRRIPVALHTPSEVKAAVTGSGRAEKAQVQTMVARLLGLDDLPRPADAADALALAICHLWRPAGALGAPQREPGALTPAQRRWAEAEQAARRRG; encoded by the coding sequence GTGCGCGTGCTCGGAGTGGACCCCGGCCTGACCCGGTGCGGCCTCGGCGTCGTCGACGGGCTGCCCGGACGGCGCGCCCGTCTCGTGCACGTGTCGGTCGCGCGCTCCGACCCCGCGCTCGACGTCGACCAGCGGCTGCTCCTCATCGAGCGCGCCCTCGAGGAGTGCATCGAGGAGCACGCGCCCGACACCGTGGCGGTCGAGCGCGTCTTCGCGCAGCACAACGTGAGCACCGTGATGGGGACCGCGCAGGTCGCCGGCCTGGCCATGGTGGCGGCGGCCCGTCGCCGCATCCCCGTCGCCCTGCACACGCCCAGCGAGGTCAAGGCCGCGGTCACGGGGTCCGGCCGTGCCGAGAAGGCGCAGGTCCAGACGATGGTCGCCCGGCTGCTCGGCCTGGACGACCTGCCGCGGCCCGCGGACGCCGCGGACGCCCTCGCCCTGGCGATCTGCCACCTGTGGCGCCCGGCGGGAGCGCTGGGGGCACCGCAGCGCGAGCCCGGGGCCCTCACTCCCGCGCAGCGCCGGTGGGCGGAGGCGGAGCAGGCGGCGCGCCGCCGGGGGTGA